A region of the Apium graveolens cultivar Ventura chromosome 6, ASM990537v1, whole genome shotgun sequence genome:
agagacacacgcaaatgatataattcagtagacatgtcattaaaagcatcattgcactcttctttagtaagctgtgttaagtcagtagtgattacctgattgcttgatgaactaacttcattttcttcagaatcagccatgagagcaaggttgacatactccacatcttcatcctcttcatctccattagttgcccagtccctttcttgagtaatgaaatccctctccttttgcttgagtagatcaaaatatttctttttgtaatctacttgttcaaatttcttcttttcagaagttggctttctgcactcacctgcaaagtgtccacttataccacaattgaaacacttgaacttggatttgtccacagtgtttttgtgaggtttagtggctctagtgtttttcttgaatttcatctttgcaaatcttctggacagaaatgcaagatgctcatcaataccatctgagtcatcttggctggagttgtcttcattttcagcaacttgctctttccccttgcttgattcctgatttcttataccatctttggagtttgatgtagatctcgcagtttcttgtctgcatttcctctcatcttcagctaccaatgcaactgaacttcctttctttctccccttctccaatacctcatcttgttccagctctagttcataagtcttcaagattccatacaatctttcaagagtgaagtccttataatcttgagagtttcttaaggagacagtcatgggtttccattcctttggcaaggatcttaaaaatttaagatttgaatccttcacctggtacactcttccatacagcttcagtccattcaacagcttttggaacctattgaatgtttcatttaaagattcattttcttcaaaatgaaagtattcatactgttgaatgagaagctgcattttgttttctttcacttgttctgtaccttcacacagtagttgaactgtgtcccaaacctctttggcagttgtgcaatttatcacattatcaaacatatccatgttaagaccattaaacaaaatgttcatagccttcttatccttgtggacttcttctgtgtcttccattgtccattctgctctaggttttggaatggattgaccaacagcaactgtggctgtagcaactgttgctactttgtggggaatgtgaggaccattctcaatgcagtttacataaccttcatcttgggagagtagatgaaggtgcattttcaccttccaatggtgataactgtctttgtcaagaactgggatttttactccaatatccttcttactcatctttgttagattccaagatctttaaactctttgtatgtcaagagcctgctctgataccaattgttattcctagtggactaacaatgagatttacagaaggggggttgaatgtaaatctcaaaactttttcaagttttgagcagtttatgaaagttgtgtgttcaagaagaacaagtgtgtgaattgctttaagctaatacagacagatatatattcaagcacaaatgtaaagaacacaacagaccttaaaaacttttctggtggatttgttgttccaccagagatggtattttagaaaatctgtgattaaacaatgttgatcacagctgcatcctagtacaaactagatgaattttctctcaatatttttctaaacagctctggaaaatctctcttctaattactagcttctacttggtttatatattaccaagtgtacaagtgaagaacaatataaaatacagtaataaaataagatcttcacttgcttcttttcctgttcactccagtactttgttgactattgcatctttgtactaaagaagaacggctgctttttctgttgttcctgaaattcggctaccacatctcagttgtctctatcaacccatgtgcctctgcttgaaggtacaactaccccttatcaacggttaatcatcagaacatcagttgaagctttcatccgttgatgcactcatccgttgaaggatgttatccgttgaagctttcatccgttgatgcactcatccgttgaaggatgttatccgttgatgactttatccgttgaagctttagagacatccgttgaagcttagcttctcatccgttgaaggtctttaagtcatccgttgataccacttcacttatacaaaattacaaggcatgaagtatttacaattggccttcctatctgcatatcgtctagtagtcaacatgactcatagtttctctcaacttccaagaattacattttaaatacagagactgaaatatgctacaacactagacttatttctaagtaaagctacaccatcaacggatagccaaagtggtcttatccgttgaggctacagacactaaatttctacttaagtattttgttaaacatatcatcaaactaatgcacatacattcctaacaccagctctctccttgaactctgtgagcagggtagaatcaccagtcatgtgtcttgaacaaccactatccaagtaccatagattctttctgtttccctgcacacatcaaaatcaaatcaagttaattttggtacccaagtttccttgggtcctgccttgttagctttctttttctgtttcttaggtttgatcttatttgacttggggatatcagattcatccttagtcatttgagttggacctttgaaaccattcattacagcagaattatcatgcatattttgattaacagggaatggcatgctattagtaaacatgttattccagtacggcatgctaaatgacatttgtggcatactaaatgcagcataataaggattaggtgcaaatggcatattagaaaactgtgcatttatattctgtgtagacatagcattcataggcatagaaggcatggcattcatattgggaaaatgaggtggcacagatatggaagtaggcatgacagttttgcaattaacagacaaatgatttacactaccacacttgacacagatgtttcttggagcatatttatcaggtgtgtagttgttatgcttgttaagtcctactttaccatttctattatttttccttttagcctctgttttaacatcaatcttttccagtctatcactcaattgcttgacaatCATATTACCAACAgtagcctttttctccttcttcacttgactggattctcctggaacaaatttcttggaaactgatccatatttctcatttaacttgacaagtttggctttactgacaggcttgctcacagtcgacggatgaggatttatatcactcaacggataaccctttttgttatccggcggatgaccctcatcatccgtcgagtctacatctgttagcaatccttccaccaaattggattccagcttctccttgttcttcttccaggctgcatcacaaaaggactcaataccttgaactttggtgatttgagcatgaacatctctagatgtttttcatgccttaattacctcatgttctcgttcaagctgcttcttcaagatctcttctttcttcaaggactcagttaattcatccttagaaaatgctcatattgctgaatgagtggctgcatcttattttcccttacttgctcagtgccatcaaagataatctgtatagtatcccaaacttccttggcagttttgcaattgatgatgttgtcaaacatgtcaccatcaactccattgaatagaatattcatggccttcttatctttcctgacttgttcaatatcaggatcagaccattcattccttggcttggggactgatggatcatttccagttgcaactctcattggtaCATTAGGGCCTCTCTCTATGTAATCTACACatgcctcatcttgagaaagtaaatggagatgcatttttaccttccaatgatggtaattatctttatccagaaaagaaatcttgactccaacatccttcttgttcatcttgctattttgttgtgatctttaaactctttgtttattaagagcttgctctaataccaattgctagtccctaacaatgcaacaagaattacataagggggtcgaatggaattcttgaaactttttcacaaagatataaaatgttttatcttaataatatataactgtgtgaattgatttgcaaactgcggaataataacttggaatgaatcaagacacaagtaattaaaaacacaagtctttaacaACTTTCTgttggatttgaatgtatccaccagatatatatattatatcaagagaactctgtgtagcaattagctcacaactgcttacaaatttgaacaactaagtttatagagaaatgctaagaatacagcttacaaatgtttctctgagaataaTAATCTTGCTTAGTTTCTTTttgttctatttgctgcttcttggtttatatatcaccaagattacaaagtaataagacaagataataaaacaaaacctatcaagtctaatactatgctgattcattactttattccagcatctttgaatatcttcataatagcatgaaaatggcaatgcttctttgttctctaaaacccagttgaataggcttccacatttcatttgcatacactcgacgcatgtgactgtgttgtcactgtcaacaaatgtttgaattctttatccgtcgggttcatgatcatccgtcgggttcatgatcattcgccgggttcatgatcatccgtcgggttgccttgttgatcatccgtcgggttgccttgttgatcatccgtcgagtggcattgttgtttatccgtcagatagctatctggcacttgacttcatttcatttatgcagaattacaagctaaatttagttttgaattaaacataattatattttgtaaagacattttaaaatattaataaaattatatattccaattattaatattatttttaaaaattacttattttaaaaaaaatcaataacttatatatgtgaatatatatatatgattattgtCAAACAATATGTATTtataatttcaaataaataaattaaaaatcttaaaaatatcttttcaaattaaattcaaaatattataaattattaaaaacaaTCTCCTATATATAATTACCCTCCATACACCTCAATTCTCGTTAGGAGGTCGAGAGTCGTTGAGACTCTCTTTCTCAAGCCAACCAGAGTGACCCTGTGGCAAAtcaatataattaatttattGATATCATCCGGCCCAGCATAAAAAACACAAACAATCACAAAGGAAAGAGGGATTTCCTCATAACAACCCCTGTAAACATTTGTCGTGAAACAAAACCTAAATTCATTCGTGTATTTCAAATCCCAAAAAATATCTTATTCGTCTACTAACAATCGTAATAATTACTTAACTGCATATAAATAACTTAATTACAAATAACATAAAATATAAAGtcatattcaaaaattatttttatatataaaattttattgtttaaaattaattattatacTATATTGtaatctatctatactatattatattaAAGGCCGAAAAGGTTGAAATTTTGTTGGTAGTCGTTCTGGCGACTTGTAActatcgtaatatttaaaataaaacattCTTTTAAAATAAGTATAATCATATAAATGTAAATAGAATTTTAAATGTGTAATGGTCTCGGGTTTAAATAAGATAATATATGTTATTCACTCGGACTAAACAAAATTATACAATTGATCCGATcttatataaaaataaaagtaactAAACAAAGTTATTTGGATTTGTTGTttcgggttaaaataaaatagcAAATATTGATGATTCGGctaaaaaatatattattgaaccgagtcaaataaaattaaatttttgaaaaGTAATTTGTTAGTACGGGCTACAATAAAATTAAATTCTACCTGACTGGTTGTTAGATATAATGCAAGCTTAAAAATGTGTAATAGAATCTGCCCTTAATAATTTAATTAACACAATTTTAATAGTCGGTCCGTCTGTACAATGTTTGAGTTTATATAAATTACGGGCTTTTTTCAAGTTCTATGGTATCCATACTATTTTACGAAAATGAAACTAGAGATATTTTGTTAGTCAAAATAATAGTGTCAGAGTAAAACAAATTAATATATAACGTGGGCTACCAAAATTTATACAACTAATCCAGAATAAagcaaaattaaaataataaaataattagattagctaaaacttaaaaaaatatattattatccGGGCTAACGTAAAATATTTAACATTGATCAGGATTAAAACAgatctcttctatatataataggagaacaataGATAATATTagtgagattaaaaagtctcattgaaaagactaaactacTATTGTTTTTAATATCGAACTTGAGATATTTTATTTACCCATACAACCTCATACCACTACGCCATATTGTCACATCtattttttatcatacacatattatataagtgtgttaaatgaatattttatttaaatttaaaaatagttacttgaattttgcaaaaaaaagggaaagttacttgaatatttgtacagttaattttaaagaattgaattacagatacaaaattagacatagtacataaatggattgtcttatatatttttctttttttttagtttgaaaatatatctcatatattttttattataaaaaacaactaaaatgtacatatatatattttaaaaattattgaaaatatggtctcttatatataaataatctatattggtattacaaATTTAGATAAGTTCAGATTAgaatgagtcaatgcatttttagtttatttcgaatttgaaataAGAACTTGGTTCATTGTTAAaaaaatattcgaaatttgaCTTCATGACTCGGACGAAAAATATCGTCACAatctacgtttagtaaatttaaattacaagattggcgagaatatcttaccaatagtgtaattttttttaatatcttatgttaatataatttaatgtgtttgaggtgtttATACGATCAAGTTAATTGCTTATTTGTAATAAAATTATTAACTTCACATATAGTGCATTATTGTTTTTGGGACTTGACTCGATTTAAAAAAAacgaaatttgatatgagatctcacgagatttgttaaaactacgatgatatattaaatcgattttttttatttttcactttaaaaaacaaactttttaaaaaaaattcttttagataaccaatattcattgatcaggataatattgtacaaatattttgaattattcaaataaaagttacaTCTAAACTATATCGtaacatttgattcaatgcattttatactatttaaagaaaaaatatatattgtttaATAATCCGTAGAAATTAACTAGTTGAACTGATATTTATAaactttatttaattaaaattgatgcataatttttttttagaaaatgaAATGTGTCTCGCAGtggttattatgctagttaaaCTAAAttaaatgtgaacataatcagTTGAATTTGATCAATATAATTGATCTTAAACTAATAAAAAGTAATGTATGCAATTGATACAGACTAAAATAAGATTAGAGCCATATAAATCCAAGCTAAAATTTAGCTTTTAATTAAACATATAATTATACTTTGTAAACACAtcttaaaatattattaaaattatatatttcaatcattaatattattttttaaaaattacttATTTCAAAAAAATCAATACTTATATACGTGTGTGTATATTTATGATTATTGTCAAatcatatatatttaaaatttcaaaaaaatttaatattttaaaaacatcttttcaaattaaattgaaaatattataaattattaaaaataattcgtGTATAGCACCGATTTTAAAATAATTCGCGTATCGCACCCCCGAAACTCAAAACTGCAATAGAATTTTACCTTCACGCTGTATAACACCCCCACCCAGATTTCAATAAACCAAAACCCTTCGACCGGTGTATTGGGCGGGTAGAACGAGTGATAATGTGTTATTTATGTAATTTTTTCTCAAAATCACAATGGAAAGAGGGATTTTCCCCTTTTCATTGTTAAATTGGTGTACCCACATCTCTCCGTGTCTCTGTCTCTGTTTCTCTctaaactctctctctctctctctctctccctccctccctccctctctctccctctctctctctctctcccatcTGGGATCGTTCTGTTTATTTGTTTACTAAGTTATGGATGCTAAATTAAAATTAAAGTTGTTGGAAAATCGCCGCCGTGTAGAGGAGGAATATAGGCAAAACCGTGTTCATTATCGTTTAAGGCAGAAAGCAGGTTCGTCGGGGAATAAGGTAAATTATTTATTGTGTTCTTTGTTTCTTGtgctattattattattattattattataattataattattattattattattatttgtaattGGAATTTAGGGAATTGATAGCCACTTTAATGCTTTTGTCCGTTCAGATGAATGCTCCTGATATGGGAAAAAAGAGAAAAGTTGATGATGCACCAATATCTAGTGCTCCTCCTGCTCCGGGGAAAAAGAGAAAAGTAGATGATGCACCAACATCTAAACCAGGGACTTCCTTGTGCAATAAGGTAAATTATATCCAGGTTTTCTTTCTTTCTCATTCTAAGTAATAAGAGCATCTCCAAGAGTTAATTTAGCCCCCTcctcaaaaataaaataaaatattaactcTTAACTATTTAAGAGTTTCAAATACTTGTCATATCCAACAATGAATCTATCTAGTCTCTTAAATTACTTGCTAGCATTTTTTAATTAGCTAATATACCCATGTTATTTAAATAATGAAAAGTGATGTAATGAAAGAGGAGAGGAGAGAGACTCCTAATATTGAGGAGCATAAAAGAGCTCCTAACAATTTGAAGAAAAGTTAGGAGTCTCTTGGAGCTTGATTTTCATGATTTTTCCTCAAAATTTAGGTTAGGAGCTTGAGTTGAGATGCCCTTAGGGTTGCTCCAAGGGGTTGCTTGGTTTCATAGATTTGCAAGTTTTATATTATTGTTTTGTTAAGAACCGGTGTCACAGTTCATTTGGCTTAATTTTTAGACTATGGGTCAGATTTGGTTTTACACATAATAGTTTAAAACTTACACAATTGTAGTTTTATAGTATGAAGTTGGATTTGATCTCAGGAAttgaattgtggttgttgttTTTTGATTTCCAAATGAATCTATTTTCTATTTTTactaaaaaaataattttgagcccttactcaaatatatttattataatgATCATGTTTGGTAGTTAAATTTTTGAACCAAATTAGAGGTTGGCCAAATGAAACCTCTTATACTAGTGTTTGGTAGTTGGTACATTTTGGAGGATTTTTTTTCTTTCCAGAAATTAGTTTGCACATACACCCCTACAAGCACCAATTAACCTGCTTGCCACTTCTTGCAATGCAACTCACTtgtttttctttattttttgtCTACTCTTCAGTATGGCCGCCATATTGCTTTTCTTTTTGAATTTGCCTCGGGATATGCTCTTTTTGATGCTCATGGAATGTATGAATATCCTGGATTTAGCACCACATTCAAAATAGCTGAGAAGTACCTCAATAACAACCCATTCACGCTCAGAGCTTTTTATCCCTTTTCATCTCTCCGTGACGCTCTCCGTCAAATGAAGGCTATATGCAATTGTAAGTAgtaactatatatatataggaagATGATCATATAGAAACAACTTTTAAAATGTAGAAACTAATCTAAGCCACTAGATCAGTCTAATCTAATGCCCCCTACATGCACCACATAGAATTAAACTGCACCCTCCCACACAGAATCTCAACTTTTCCCCTCCATTTtcaatttgatttttcccgtcagATAAAATTtgacttcactatatttttctccatctcccaatgatcaatttgcataccatatgtgatATATTTCGATGTGATTTAGAATTTTTATACtttagtttctagtttttattatAAAGAAGTTTCTATTGGATtagccatatatatatatatagggaccTAATGAGAACCCAATTAAAATGAGAACTGATAACCAAATACATGCAATAAATTTTTGTAATGACTATTATAATATtaatgaataattattttaagCTAAAAAATAATTGGAATCTTATTTTATATGAAAGGTTCTCTCATTCCCTTTTTAAGAGTGTTCCCCCGGAACCTtactctctctctatatatatatatattgagggTGACCTTAGGTCAGTACATGAGGTTATAACAAAAAATAATACAACATCATTGGTCATTTTGGGTGGATTCTGATATTAAAAATTTGCCATCCAGATTTTTTATTCAAATAGCTTATAACCTTAGGTAACTCCCTGAGGTCATCCtcgcctctctctctctcccctatatatatatttgttttttttaaattttctatAATTCTATTCCATGTTTGtcttataaaaaaaattatgtatttTGTTTGTAGCCAATGTGACCAAGGAGCTGAAAAGTTTTTTAGTGGATAATATTCCACAACCAAGATCTGATTATCAAATTGCAGTTGCAAATGCACTGTTGGGACGTAATATATGTTTAGCAACAGGGATATTTGTGATAGTTGGTCAAATAATCGATCAGGTTATGCGTGGTTTGCGGGCAAAAATTGACAAATTCATCGACTTGGAGGTTTGTTTCCTTTCTGTTAAGTAATCATTTACATGTACGAGTACAAGTACGTGTATGTGTACTTTTCTGATAAAAGACTTATTCATGTGTACCTTTTTCTAGAAATAAGTGATTTCTGCAAATAAGAAATGTTAAACCCCTATCAAACATTTAGATGTGAATTTTTTCCCTAAGATAAGGAAACTTGAGAATGGCTCAACAAAAATAAGTCCTTATTTCCATCCTCATCAAATAAGTCTGGCCAAACATACCCAGTATATATGATTTCTTGCAAACTAATTTGTTGATTTTCTTTTATCTAGCCCGGAGACTTGAGAATGGCTCAACTGAATTTGGCACGCAGTTATCGTTGGCAAAGTTGTGCGTGCAAAGAAAGTTCCATAGTGCAAAGAAATTTTCACACTGGTTTTGCAAACAAAGTTGTGGTTGTCCCACATAAATTTAAAGGACTTTTCATCGCCAAGGGTTTGGGTAAAAAGAATTTTATCTGTACTAAAAATTTAGTACCTGGTAAAGTTCTTCACGGTGACAAATTAATATCTGTTCAGGtgaattaatttattttatagtagTATTTGGCTCTTCATTAATTAATAATCTTTATAATCCATGATTATTATTAACATTGCATTATTATCATTTACTCCCTTCATCCTTCCCAATTCTTTatatttgggttttcttttcGGAGGAGCAGAGTAAAATATAAAGATTCCCGTTTATGTGTTAAGCTGAAGCGTAGAAACACTATAAAAAAGGCATTTTTGTATAAGTGGGTGTTTATATTAGATCTGGACATAATTTTAAAAGGTGGTTCTTTTTTTTTTGTTGGGCTTGTTTTAAAAACGAGTACGTTATATATACTGGACTTTCAGTCATTGACACACTCTAAACATCCAATCAACATCCAAGCTGCCTCCCTCATCCTCCACAAATCCTCAACAAACCACCACTGATTGTGATTATTTTGAAAGCGGAGAATATGATGATGTACAAATATAACTTTTTATCCacttttttaatatattttagtATTATGACATATGGGCCTACACTTCTCTTTTGAGTTTGCAGATAGTAATTAGCATGTCATTTCTCTTTATATGTGTAAGTATATACTAATCAATGTAGTGCGCTTCATTTACCAAAACCCGAGCTTCATTTTTCGGTTTATGCTTAAGCTACCAGAGAGATCTTACGCTTCGTTGTGTTTTTTGCCTTAAGTAACACTGAATGTATATAATTTTCCCTATTTCAGAAGGATGATGGAACTGAAGTTGAGTACAGATTATGGAATCCGCATATGTCAAAGTTGGCGGCTGCTATACTGGGCGGTCTTACTAATATATGGATCGTAAGTATTATCATATATACAATAGCAAATGAGTTatacaatttatttattt
Encoded here:
- the LOC141667137 gene encoding uncharacterized protein LOC141667137 isoform X1; this encodes MDAKLKLKLLENRRRVEEEYRQNRVHYRLRQKAGSSGNKMNAPDMGKKRKVDDAPISSAPPAPGKKRKVDDAPTSKPGTSLCNKYGRHIAFLFEFASGYALFDAHGMYEYPGFSTTFKIAEKYLNNNPFTLRAFYPFSSLRDALRQMKAICNSNVTKELKSFLVDNIPQPRSDYQIAVANALLGRNICLATGIFVIVGQIIDQVMRGLRAKIDKFIDLEPGDLRMAQLNLARSYRWQSCACKESSIVQRNFHTGFANKVVVVPHKFKGLFIAKGLGKKNFICTKNLVPGKVLHGDKLISVQKDDGTEVEYRLWNPHMSKLAAAILGGLTNIWIKPGSHVLYLGDVCGITVLQLSDLVGSDGMVYVIGLSDVVANTVEERSNVVTFPENFCFRKDMVSRDYRMVNGMDYRMVVGMVDVILGDIVYPDPSLQVNYIARYALLHLKTGGHYLICTRAKNINFTSQVKDPFADHDKLPFSVRIEFKTNEIVTLEPIGRGHAVAVGGYRMVQ
- the LOC141667137 gene encoding uncharacterized protein LOC141667137 isoform X2, with the translated sequence MDAKLKLKLLENRRRVEEEYRQNRVHYRLRQKAGSSGNKMNAPDMGKKRKVDDAPISSAPPAPGKKRKVDDAPTSKPGTSLCNKYGRHIAFLFEFASGYALFDAHGMYEYPGFSTTFKIAEKYLNNNPFTLRAFYPFSSLRDALRQMKAICNSNVTKELKSFLVDNIPQPRSDYQIAVANALLGRNICLATGIFVIVGQIIDQVMRGLRAKIDKFIDLEPGDLRMAQLNLARSYRWQSCACKESSIVQRNFHTGFANKVVVVPHKFKGLFIAKGLGKKNFICTKNLVPGKVLHGDKLISVQKDDGTEVEYRLWNPHMSKLAAAILGGLTNIWIKPGSHVLYLGDVCGITVLQLSDLVGSDGMVYVIGLSDVVANTVEERSNVVTFPENFCFRKDMVSRDYRMVNGMDYRMVVGMVDVILGDIVYPDPSLQVNYIARYALLHLKTGGHYLICTRAKNINFTSQVKDPFADHDKLPFSVRIEFKTNEIVTLEPIGRGHAVAVGGYRMG
- the LOC141667137 gene encoding uncharacterized protein LOC141667137 isoform X3, which codes for MDAKLKLKLLENRRRVEEEYRQNRVHYRLRQKAGSSGNKMNAPDMGKKRKVDDAPISSAPPAPGKKRKVDDAPTSKPGTSLCNKYGRHIAFLFEFASGYALFDAHGMYEYPGFSTTFKIAEKYLNNNPFTLRAFYPFSSLRDALRQMKAICNSNVTKELKSFLVDNIPQPRSDYQIAVANALLGRNICLATGIFVIVGQIIDQVMRGLRAKIDKFIDLEPGDLRMAQLNLARSYRWQSCACKESSIVQRNFHTGFANKVVVVPHKFKGLFIAKGLGKKNFICTKNLVPGKVLHGDKLISVQKDDGTEVEYRLWNPHMSKLAAAILGGLTNIWIKPGSHVLYLGDVCGITVLQLSDLVGSVNYIARYALLHLKTGGHYLICTRAKNINFTSQVKDPFADHDKLPFSVRIEFKTNEIVTLEPIGRGHAVAVGGYRMVQ